Genomic segment of Populus nigra chromosome 6, ddPopNigr1.1, whole genome shotgun sequence:
CAACATATCTAATGTTCAAGACTTCCAGATGTCATTCCAAATGAACCTAAAACACTATCATACAAGACATGTGTGCGGAGCTAACAATATCAGACACAGATTTGATACAAGTACAGCTCATTTGTAGACAAGTAATTTGATATCAGATAAAGTTCACCAATGATCCGAGAGGACTACATCCACAAGAACCACAGCAAAATagtgaaaagaaaacattaaaagcAGAACATTAATTGAATGATGTCTTATATAAAGATAACTTAGGAGCAAACTGATTTGTCTGTCACAATACTGATAACAGGTTATGTTCCATTGATGACACCAgtttagaaaaggaaaaatagtaTTGTGTGATTACGCAAAAACATGCACCAACGAAGGTTGTGTGGAACAGTCAAGATACCCTTAACGCCAGGATATTAATAAAGAATTTCAAAGGAGAAAAGGACAGTTCAAGTGCACCAGTAGCGGGACAATACCTTTCCGAATTGAATATTTTTGGTGAAGTTGATTGATGACAGTCAAGCTAAACTGCGCATATCGACTCCACCCATATGGCAAATTAGTTGAATCTGCAACATCTAAATACATGGATAAATGATCCACATTGTTCCCCTTTGGAAAAACCAGTATCCGCCTGCCACCACAATCACACAGAACTtccattaaataataaaaaataggcaCTAAACATCACAAATAAGAAGAAGAGAtcattttatccaaaaaacagaagaaaaaaagatccaCGTACCACTTGTAGCctccaacaacaaaaacatcGGAGTAAAGCTTCTTAGTATTAAACCTCGAAAAATTATCAATTGTCCATGTAAACCTAGCTGATGGTGGATCATCCACTGACTGTGCATCAACTGCCGTCGCTGTTTCTGCTTGTGCTACTACAAACAATTAACCGCGATCATAATAAAAGTCATAACTaaacaaatccaaaataaatttcCATAATTCACAAACAAAAACCCGATTATCCGcgcacaaaaaacaaatcatgcatTAAGATCATACTTCAATCCTAAAAAAGATACGACCTTTACCGCCACATTACTCGGTAAAACGCATACAAAACAATGAAAAGATGTCAACTTTCTCAGGAACCAAACAGAAAATCAAGTGCACCTTCCATAGGCTGAGGTCCTTCAGTAAACTCAGTGTGCGGGACCAACATCTCATCGTCTTCTTGTTGCTACAGAAAACAAAAGTCAATGTGAGAGCTTTGGATCTGTTAATCGAAACCCTAGAGAACTAACCACGGGCAACAAGGATTAGAAATCAAACacttaaattaacaaaattgagaaaaaccCCTGCTGattcaaaattgaaattgaagtgaaaaagataaggagaaaaaataatggTAAGATAGTGGGAGATTTAATAGTTACGTCTAACGGAGGAGGAGTCATGAGAGTCATGAGTGGAAGATGATTGGTGACCGTCCGATCGAGGAATCGGAGAGAAGTGCAAAGTGAGAATTTGAGAGGGGGGGGGGAGAACTGAGAGGAAGGAAGATTGGTGTAGAAAAAGGGAGAGGGGAAGAGGGGTTTACTGTTCTGATTCGAGAGAAGGGCAGTCTTGGATTTTGTTATTATAACAAATAGTAATATTACTTAGAGGTgagaaaaaaaccgaaaaaccgattaaaccgagaaaaccgagaaaaaaataaccaaaaaaaccgaatcaaaaaaaaaaaccgattaaaccgattaaaatttttgtaaaaattttcggttcggttcggtttcggtttcagAAACCTGAAACCGGAAAAACcccaaccgaaccgaaccggttcggtttaagGGGTACtatagtataaatacaaaaaaaaacgcGTTATCTTTCTTAACCCTAGCCGTCCTTCTCCTTGCTCCTGAGCCGCTCTCTCAACTCACAATTCACAATTTCACATCTGTAACGAAATCAATCCATCTTCATCTACAGGACCACAGCAGGAAGGCATTCGTCATTTGTTATGGGGGGTTTGTAAAGCACTCCACTCCACTCCATGTTTTTGAAACGCTGCGGCTGCAATTCCTTCACTAGCTAGATCTACTTGTTTCGTTTTGGACATTCCTCCCACTTGAATCCACAGAGAGGAGAGGAAGCTTGGAGTTTTGCTAAGGAAGTTGCATTTGTTTCTGGATCTAAGCGCTATCATTTGAATCCAAGGATACATGTTTCGCTTTATCTTCTCTTCACTTTTAGCATgtaaatttctagttttttttatataaattaagttCGATCATTCTTACAGTAGGATGTCTTGTTGTTGTGGTGGTTAATTGAGCTTGTTTAGCTTAAAAATGGAGGAACCACTAGGTGACGAGGGGGCTAGAAAGGTCCCGACTTCAGAGAGACAGGTTTTCcggtttttcaattaaaaaaaccgaaccgaaccgaaccgaaaccggtcggttcgaaccggtttcggtttgaatttttaagtttttttaaatttgattttggttagttttttagttaaaaaccgaaccgaaccggttttgCGCACCCCATTATTACTGATGTGTATTCGGGGGCAGGTAGCGCTTTTCCCTTCTATCAATTTCtatgaaatttataaattattttaatatactaatataaggaataatttttaaaaaataaaaaatatatattattttaatatattattattgttgtaaaCACCAATATACTCatgagagtaaaaaaaataaatattttttaataattataattgtaaaacCGGATTcaagattgataaaaaataaaattcaaattacatAAAGTTgactcaaaataattaataataattaaaacaataattttttatcaaaataaaatattaaataaattaaagatagaattttcatttaatttagtaaATTAACCTGAGTTATTGAATtaactaagtttttttatttatttttttcaatttaaatcaacCTAAACCACAAATAAACCAAGTTTTTAATTTACCCGTCAAGTTTGTCCAGTTTTACCATAATGATTGCAATAATGTTATTATCTATTCTAAAACATTCATTCGAGTAACATTAATAACCttgattgaagttttttttaagaaatattcaaaataaaataccagATGTACAACATTGTTATTGTAtagtataataattaattaaagttaaaagtttatattaggatggattttttttcttcgtgttaaagtgtattttaatgttaaatttgaGACTATCAAAAATGAACATTGTAATGgtaaatttgaagtaaaaaaaaaccacttgaTTATTAgtgtaaaagaataattttccaataattcactaaaaatctaacttaccatgtttttatttacatgcactgttttttgtatttatattaaaaatttccaaggctttttttttatgaatttatggATATTGAATGCTATATATTCAAACACATTTCAGAAGGAagaaaggtttcaataaattactagacAACTGTGAGTGAAGGGATTAATGgtggattattttaattttaattccacAGAAAAAAGATTGCCGgtaaaattacaacataatcaATCGAATGCTTTAGATGCATATTAGTTTAAAAATCTCCCCCATGGATGAATATAAACGGTTTGCAACTAGTCTGATGCTCACCCAAAACCCACGGCTTTAACAATATATCATCTACAAAGATAATATCTCAAGGAAAACAACCCAGTCCAAGATATTAACAAGAACATAGTAAAGCATAGACATTTATCCATGGAGATTATCTCAAGGTGCCGAGACGCGAGTACTAAGAACCACATCCCTCAACCAGAACTCGTGGCAAATCATGACCCAACATActtttgatgtttgattttcGTACAAGACAGACTCTTAATCTCTCCTGTCTCTTGCAGTTCTTACTGTTGAAGCTAGCAGTTGTCTGTTCCGAACAGATAGTGTTGCACAGCATGAGAACCAGTTGGTCTGGGCTGATAGACTGGGATTAGAGCAATAACACAGCCAGACATTGTGAACTGTGGTAACTGATGGAGTGGACCTAAATCTGTGACTGAGATTGGCTTAGAATGGTAAAACCAATACCACAAATCAATGCCAAAGAGCACAAATAAAGCACAAGTGATCAGAATCTTGCTCGATGGAATTACAGTTTGATCAACATGGAGATGAATGCACACTTTCTTTGGCTAAATAGGATGTCTGCAGACTTTTAAATATGCATAAACTGAATGAAATGTCCAAGAGTTGAAAAATTCTAAAGAACCGGAGAAAAAGAAACGATCCTTCAAAGCAGCGCCAGCCATGTAATTCATTGGTAAATGACAGGAAACaggcatggtttttttttttttaagttgtagCTACTCTATAACACTGTGTAAATCAATCTAAAACCTAGAGATCAGGAAACACAAGAGAAGCCTCTTCATTCGATAGCAGGGTCTGCAGATTTTGTAAAAACGAGAAGCCTCTTCATTAAGAGAAATTACATCATAATCCTTCTTGCCAGAAATGGATCTGCAAGATCGAATTAAGCTTCATTAACTAATACTAGCTCGTTCGAagatttttgctttattttctctttcactAGGCAAAGGCTGTTAGTTAATTCTGACTAATctattctaaaaagaaaagaaatgaagagcATTTAGCAATTAGTTTCAAAATAATGATACATTCCAATTtgtttctaacaaaaaaacttagaaaCATCAAGACAAGTCAGAACTTGCGGCAAGTTGTGAAATCTCATTCAACTTTCTTTCACCACCGCTCCATTCACATTTCTATTGAGAAAATCACTCTTCATGTTCACAAGCTCAAGTTTTGGAAACAAATAAGCATAGAACTGcagcaacaaaacaaaatatcactGAAACAAACTGTAAATACAATCATTCAATTAGAGCAGCAAAAAATCTCGTATTTATACCCAAATAGGTCCAAGTTCAGGCAGACCAAGTTTCCGTCTCCGTGCATTATAAGCCACATTAAGAAAATCAATATTGTTAGCACCAGGAATCTCAACTGGTGACTGAAAACTCATAAAAAGCCCAGCAAGTGACCTTTCTTTTGGCTCCATATCAAGCAAGTTCTCACCTTTAAACACGACACTCCCTCCTGTTACTTCATAACCCGGATGGACAACGAGTAACgtacaaaaattaacaaaacccattaaaactaacacaattaaatccttaattCTATTAATCAGGATTAACACTAACATAAAGTACTAACCTTTGAAAATGTGCTCTTACCAGACCCATTTTTTCCCACAATAGCGTGAAcctattcaaaaattaaaaaacacccaCATGATTAATTAACtgaatttcatttctttataaaataaatcattaattattattattattattattattattattaactaacCTCGCCTTCATAAACCAGAACGTTTACGCCTTTAGGAATCTCCTGTTTCGACTCAGCAATCACAGCGGTCAAGTCCTTGACTTCGAACAACGGTTTTTTCTCCCCTGAATCGGTTCCAGTGGAGCGTGTGGTTTCTGCAGCAGAGACTGCCGCTGTAACCGGAGAGAGACGGCGGGTGGAGAGGAGGCGGAGAGAGCGAGTGGCAGAATTTGTAAATGAGTTCAAATTGAGGAGCAGAGCTCGAGACTTGAGTGAATGAGTCGAAGAAAAGAGTGGTGGTGGCTGTAAAGTTGGAGAAGGAGAGGAGAGAGTGGAGTGTAAAGCCATTCTCTTTTTGGAGCGAAGAAGTAAAAAAATCGTTACAGTGATCGTTGAAGACACAGGACAGGAGGAGGAGATGCTGCTGAAGTTTATTGTCGGATGGGTTTGGATTTGCGAACGTGGGGTATTGTCGGAACGGGCCTATTAAGCATTTCTTTACTACATCCTACACGGCCCAATGAGGCCGGGCTATTGGCTTATTATAAAAGGCCACGTTGCATCGCGGAGATTAATATATCGAATGTATAATCATCAAATCTAAATCCTGGGAAGCATCTTTAAAGGTTACCCATCTTTTGATTGGTGGGTTatacatatgtatatataattatatatggtTGTTAAACCCAGTCAAGACAGGTTAATTCAAAGCTAATTCgggttgaatttaatttaatcaaattaaattaactaataatctAGCTAAACTCGTCTCAAACATCATCAATACTTCTTCACTATAATTAATACGGGAAGCACCAAATAGAAGATGGTGTTATTgtccaagaaaaaatatatatcgtGAAAAAACAATTTCGTTCTAGAAACCGATATGACGAAAACACAAAAACCACTCTTCTCTGCTCATAATTtccaccttttattttaatctctttCTAGAaacatatgattaaaaaaaaacttcattttttaattaagagaaCACGTTGCcttaagtttatatatatattgaaaaaaacgaCACCagcaaagaatttttttttttaaaaaaaaatctggttAATTCCTTGGGCGAAACTCAAGTCTTAAACCATGGTGATTCACGATCCAGCCAGGTATTATAACTATCATTTTGAAGCGCCAAATCACTTTCCCGAGCCCAATTCTGCTTTGCTAGCTTGCTTGCGAGGGAAAAATTTGAGATGCcggcaacaaaaaagaaagaactgttccatctttcttttttttttaacccaaccAAAGCAGAAGGTAGTCCCAAACCAAACCACAGCAAAAAAAACACATGGCGTCACTGTCCTCTCACATTATCATTAGCCCATCGTTCTGTGTACCTTAATTAAAGAACTGTATAAAACAACACCACAACTTAATTAAAGAACTGTATAAAACACAACCCAACCCCAACCCAAGAGAGATGAAAAGGAAGCAAAGAGAGGAGatgaaaagaaatcaagaaagacTGGCCTTTGAAGCAAACAAAACCAACCCTTTCTACTAATTCTAGttggttttagttttatatatccGTCCCACCATCACCTCTACAAGAAACCAATTCTTTCCTTTTGATCCTCTTCATTGGCCATGGCCATCGCACTATCTTCTTTCAACATTTTCTTCACATGTCTTCTTGTCTCTACTTTCCATCTggggttttctttttctgcatTGCAAGAAAACCATAGTAATGGCACTTATTCAGGCCAAATCAACTCAAACTCCGTTCTTGTAGCCCTTCTCGACTCCCATTATACAGAACTAGCTGAACTCGTTGAAAAAGCACTTCTTTTACAAACCCTTGAAGATGCCGTTGGTAAACACAATATCACCATCTTTGCTCCTAAGAACGAAGCTCTTGAACGCGATCTTGATCCTGAATTCAAGAGGTTCTTGCTTGAGCCTGGCAATCTCAAGTCTCTCCAGACTCTTTTACTTTACCACATTGTACCCAACAGAATCAATCCTAGCCATAACTCTTCTCTTCAACATCACAGCACTTTGTGCCGCGATAGAGTCAAACTCAGCAGTCAGGAATCCGGCGAGAAGTTAATAGATTCGGCGAAAATCATTCAGGTGAATGCAGTGGAGAGGCCAGATGGAGTGATTCATGGGATAGAAAGGTTGCTAATCCCACGATCTGTTCAGCAGGATTTCAACAATCGCAGGAGTTTGCAATCAATCTCAGCTGTGAAACCAGAAGGAGCACCAGAGGTTGATCCAAGAACACACAGGTTGAAGAAACCAGCACCACCAGCAAAACCCGGTTCAGCCCCTGTGCTACCAATCTATGATGCAATGGCGCCCGGCCCATCTCTTGCCCCAGCTCCAGCTCCTGGTCCAGGTGGACCTCATCACCATTTCAATGGAGAAAAACAAGTTAAAGATTTCATTGAAACCCTTCTTTTATATGGAGGATACAATGAAATGGCTGATATTCTTGTGAATCTAACATCATTAGCAACTGAAATGGGAAGATTGGTCTCTGAAGGGTATGTGCTAACAGTTTTAGCCCCAAATGATGAAGCAATGGCTAAGCTTACAACGGACCAGTTGAGTGAACCGGGAGCACCAGAGCAGATAATCTATTACCATGTTATACCTGAGTATCAAACTGAAGAAAGCATGTACAATGCTGTTAGAAGATTTGGGAAAATTTCTTATGATACATTAAGATTGCCACACAAGGTTTTGGCAGAAGAAGCTGACGGGTCTGTGAAATTTGGACACCCTGAAAATTCTGCTTATTTGTTTGATCCTGATATTTACACAGATGGGAGAATTTCGGTTCAAGGGATTGATGGGGTTTTGTTTCCATTAGAGGAGAAGGAGAAATCGGAGACCAAAAAGGAAATTAAGAGCGTTAAGGTTGCTGTTAAGCCACAAAGGAGAGGTATGTTCcattgaatttttcttgcattGTTAGTTTCCGGTATCGGTTTTGGTTTAAATGTTTCGGCGGTGAATATGGCCGGAACTTAGAGGGCATTTTTACTAGGTGGCGTgctgttttgaatttgtttgctCTGTTGCACTGTTTTCTCAGTAATTGTCTGGTTGATTTCAATACGGGCCGATATTTCGGTTTTCAATGTTTCGGTGGTTAATTTTGCTGGTAGGgtaaaggggtttttttttttccctgtataTCCTATTGAAACTGCCTGCATTGCTAGAGCCCATGTTGTTCTATTTTCCTGGCCTTTTCTGgggttgattttaattttaatgttggtcgatatttctgttttgttaaaaaatgttTCGGTGGTGAGTTCGGCTAGTACGTGGAGGTTTTGGCTTTTGGGTGAGGTGTTAGTATTGTGAGTGTCGGTGGGTCAGAGTTGGTCAGAGTGGCATAGTTGTCTTTTACCTGGTATATCTTTGTTGGGTCTTTAGTTCTTGGAGGGGTGGTTAGGTCTGTGACAGTacattgcatttatttatttattttcctgatATGAGATTTGTGGGGTTTTTGAGTTTATTCTaccttttgttgttaattatggTTATAAAAATAAGTGTCATAAGATCTAGAGGTTAACTTATCACCCGTTAacttagaattttaaaaaacttgatttttttattaaaacaatattattttagggtttttttttagaaaaaaactcaGATAAAAAGTTGATGTAGTTAAATTTTGGGATTATTTTGTTATCATCATGAGCAtgcaaaaaacagaaaatacttgcattttttatttgtaaatgtgGGAGGGAGGTAAGCCATCCTCCTCTCTTAATCTCTTAGGACAATGCCTAGCAACTACCATGATCATATTTCATTATGTTATCATCAAGTTTACAATTAGGTAACTTGATTTGTTTATGAAGATGTTGTTAAGTCAACTTCTGAACCTATTAGATAGCTTAGTAAGAATAAGATTATACATGAAAAAAGTGAGTTGTTGCCTTACCTGCTCTCATATTCTGCTCTATTTCACCTAAAGAATTCGTCGTATTTTTCTCTGGGAAGGGGCTCTGAACCAAGCTGAAGCAACCATGACCCTACAGGGGAGAAGATGTCATTAGAATAtagggaaaaatatttttctacgcTTTCATGAAATGGGCTATAGTTGGCCAAGCTGCATATGAAGGCAGTGTCGGCATACTATTTTAGAACGGAGTGACTAATTTACAGAGGGAATGAAATTAAGCTTTGTTTGGTATCATGGTGCAGCCATAAACTGCACCGCAGcaaaaacatgattttcaaTAAATGGGCACTTACTGCACAACTCCAACCATAATCAgatttcttccttctttttttatttttttcacaatgcTGACTCAAATACTTCTTCCAAGCCAAAAAAAACAGGGTGTTCTTGCTGATTTATGTCTATGATCTTAATTTGCATGCCTTGTCAtttgctttaaaaatatatattgggaTGCTATTTCAGCATATAGAATACAGCCAATAGTAATGGGACCTTCTTTAGTATAGTTGGGGTATCCTGTCGATATTGTGCAGACTGGAAgatccattatttatttcaaagcaTTGAGTTGTTAGCCACACGATTCTTTGACTTCTTGTATTTTATCGAAGATCAGATCTTTATATTCCGGTTTCTACTGTTACATTTCTAGCTGTCAGAATGAACTGCAATTAATTCACAGATCCCCCATATGAGGCTTGCTACTTGCTGCCTGCATGGAGGAAATGCCATGACagtgaaaatatatgaaattattaatgatattcCTCCATGGAAGTGCCTCTTTCGAGTTTAGTATTGTTAATTATGTGTGACAGGAGTGTTAATACAAACGCATGCTGATGTTAATCAAGGATATTAGTTTAGCCCTTATGTTATTGTTGAGGGGTTGCTTTCGCGAACCAATCGAAGTTAGCATGTAGCTTTCAGTCGATCTGTATGAATCGTTGGTGCTTAATACTTTATAATATTTGGCAGGGAGGTTGCTTGAAGTGGCTTGCCGGATGCTTGGGACATTTGGACAAGATTCACATTTCACCACATGCCAGTAAATAAAGACTCCCTTGTACCAAAAGGAAAACTTCAAAGAAGGATAAAGGTGAAGTTCTTATTCTGATTCTACTTCAAATCCATCTGTGAAATTAAGTTTGATGTCATTGTTCCTTGTTTAGGGTTTCTTAATCTGCATCAACATATTTCAGCAATCTAACAACCAGTGAAAATCACATAGCAACCATTAGTTTAGGTCTCGTCACATATGTAGGGCTATTCCATgtgtttaaaatcattttatatttgatcctcatttCTCCATGATCTAGACTCATTCCAAGCTGACAGCATGTGATGTTGAGGTCAACCCCCCAGCAGAATCTAGTGCCTTGCTTCCATCCTTCACCTCCTAGACACTGACAAAAAGCACAATGACTTGttacaaaagtaaaaaaacttgATGACTGCAACAATGGTAAATTACCattctggaaaaataaaatcgtGGAGTATTAAAGTCTATTCTCTTGACAATCGACTTTTAACCTATTTTTTGTTTGAGCTTCCATGTCAACAAATGCATGGGATTATTTATGTCTACCAGCCATGCAACTTGTTTCTTGTCCTAAACCTGAAAAGGGTCATAATTTACTttcaatacaaataaatatagcTTTCACCTCAAGGGAAAAGGAATCTCAGCCTAAGAATTGAAGCTTGACTGTGAAATTGTTTATGCTCATTACAGTGTTGCGTGGCTTGATGCAGGTGAGCTACTGAGATCATGTTGTATCTGAATTTTCTTCTCTGCGAACAGGGTTCTAGTTTTTCACAGGGGAAGCCTACAACCAAGAGATGAAAAGGTGGGATTAGTAAGGAAAAGCATTTGGATTATGGTGTGATGATTATGTACTTGATATTTTTGTGTTGCTCAAATTCGATGATTGCATAGAAGGGAAGGGTCGCTGTCTTAAGTTTCAGATACCATTAAGAATGcccaggattttttttttctttctttttttcttgtattttttatgcgTGTCAGATATGGTGGTGCTGAGCTCTTCACTGTTGGTTGGTGGGAAGGAGAAAGCCATGGAAGGTAAGGATATTATGTGGGTGGGCTTCCCACTGCAATAAAGAGAGTAGGCAGAAATATGTGGGggtaataaaataaagtattttctttgtGCTCGTGTACAATCAGAGGAAGGaaaattgtaattaatttttgtgcaatttctttctctttttgtttacaTTTCTTTCGAAGCACTTCAGTTAAAGCTCATGATCTCTCTTCGTCTCGAGGTGAGTTAGCATTGATGCTTTCTTCGGCCGAAGGGCATTGCTTTGTATGATCCAGGAGCCCATTCCTCTCCCAATATAATATCATCCCTCTTGAGCTGCTTTGTTTAACCCTTTTCAACAATTTCCTACTTCCAAAACTGATTTAATGGGtcaatataatatcttttatcgatttttaaattaaataggtattaatttatttttaaattgatttctgAATCAGGCtgaaattgataaatattttcaaaactgatttaaacaagaaaaataagtgTACTGGTAGGgatagtttattttttcctttctatctCTATGCAAAACTGTCCTCAAAGTCAATGTTCCCGTCAGTTTTCTAACATGGGTCCGAATAAGAAGCTTTTCGGCTTACTTCAATGTCACTTGTGATGTGGGACCATGCCTTAAAGTAGTCCGATGGGCTAGGTGGCAAATTTGGCAAGCTGCGTCCCACAGGATGCGAGGCCTCAGCTCATGACCcagtttgaaattaaagttaactgcttttcattaaaattttggaagtaatttttttttctttgaattaatttttttatttttttttgtgttgttttgatgtgtcctg
This window contains:
- the LOC133696396 gene encoding ABC transporter I family member 6, chloroplastic-like isoform X1, producing the protein MALHSTLSSPSPTLQPPPLFSSTHSLKSRALLLNLNSFTNSATRSLRLLSTRRLSPVTAAVSAAETTRSTGTDSGEKKPLFEVKDLTAVIAESKQEIPKGVNVLVYEGEVHAIVGKNGSVTGGSVVFKGENLLDMEPKERSLAGLFMSFQSPVEIPGANNIDFLNVAYNARRRKLGLPELGPIWFYAYLFPKLELVNMKSDFLNRNVNGAVVKES
- the LOC133696396 gene encoding ABC transporter I family member 6, chloroplastic-like isoform X4, which encodes MALHSTLSSPSPTLQPPPLFSSTHSLKSRALLLNLNSFTNSATRSLRLLSTRRLSPVTAAVSAAETTRSTGTDSGEKKPLFEVKDLTAVIAESKQEIPKGVNVLVYEGEVHAIVGKNGSVTGGSVVFKDLGPLHQLPQFTMSGCVIALIPVYQPRPTGSHAVQHYLFGTDNC
- the LOC133696396 gene encoding ABC transporter I family member 6, chloroplastic-like isoform X3 encodes the protein MALHSTLSSPSPTLQPPPLFSSTHSLKSRALLLNLNSFTNSATRSLRLLSTRRLSPVTAAVSAAETTRSTGTDSGEKKPLFEVKDLTAVIAESKQEIPKGVNVLVYEGEVHAIVGKNGSGKSTFSKPISVTDLGPLHQLPQFTMSGCVIALIPVYQPRPTGSHAVQHYLFGTDNC
- the LOC133696396 gene encoding ABC transporter I family member 6, chloroplastic-like isoform X5; translation: MALHSTLSSPSPTLQPPPLFSSTHSLKSRALLLNLNSFTNSATRSLRLLSTRRLSPVTAAVSAAETTRSTGTDSGEKKPLFEVKDLTAVIAESKQEIPKGVNVLVYEGEVHAIVGKNGSGKSTFSKEGVSCLKFYAYLFPKLELVNMKSDFLNRNVNGAVVKES
- the LOC133697122 gene encoding fasciclin-like arabinogalactan protein 17: MAIALSSFNIFFTCLLVSTFHLGFSFSALQENHSNGTYSGQINSNSVLVALLDSHYTELAELVEKALLLQTLEDAVGKHNITIFAPKNEALERDLDPEFKRFLLEPGNLKSLQTLLLYHIVPNRINPSHNSSLQHHSTLCRDRVKLSSQESGEKLIDSAKIIQVNAVERPDGVIHGIERLLIPRSVQQDFNNRRSLQSISAVKPEGAPEVDPRTHRLKKPAPPAKPGSAPVLPIYDAMAPGPSLAPAPAPGPGGPHHHFNGEKQVKDFIETLLLYGGYNEMADILVNLTSLATEMGRLVSEGYVLTVLAPNDEAMAKLTTDQLSEPGAPEQIIYYHVIPEYQTEESMYNAVRRFGKISYDTLRLPHKVLAEEADGSVKFGHPENSAYLFDPDIYTDGRISVQGIDGVLFPLEEKEKSETKKEIKSVKVAVKPQRRGRLLEVACRMLGTFGQDSHFTTCQ
- the LOC133696396 gene encoding ABC transporter I family member 6, chloroplastic-like isoform X2, with the protein product MALHSTLSSPSPTLQPPPLFSSTHSLKSRALLLNLNSFTNSATRSLRLLSTRRLSPVTAAVSAAETTRSTGTDSGEKKPLFEVKDLTAVIAESKQEIPKGVNVLVYEGEVHAIVGKNGSGGSVVFKGENLLDMEPKERSLAGLFMSFQSPVEIPGANNIDFLNVAYNARRRKLGLPELGPIWFYAYLFPKLELVNMKSDFLNRNVNGAVVKES